The segment CTTTTCAACTCCATTCATTTCTTCACTAAGTTTAAAAATAGTAATTTAGCAGTTGTCGTGCACTAGGCACAATGCTTCTGTatcttttttctaattcagtaatttCTTACTCAttaaatttctcctttttctggagttcttcattttattttggggttttcagaaaaagaaagaagagctaAGAATTTAGAAAGCAAAGTCTGAGGAAGTTCTTTCTGAATTTGCCCTGACATATTTGGCTTCAGAGAGCTTTAAAATGcatatctatattttaaaatataagacgaggtccttgccctcagggagcttctagTCAAGGGAAACCCTCACCCCTCCTCAGCCCCTCCTACCCCTTTCCACACCTTCTTTTTACTAGTTGAAAATATGGTCCTTCCCTTCAGGATCTCTCATGTGTGCAAGATGCTGTGAAAAGAAAGGGTTGCTATAATAAATGGAAGGCTTTAGGTGGGGAGTTCCTTCACTGACATTCTTCCTTCTGTGTCATATTACTCACCTTTCATAACATTCAGTTTAGGAGTTTATGGAGATGTTTTTTCCTCACAAAGTTTCTGTTTAAAACCTCCTGCTTTTAGATTTTGTGAATTTTTGGCTTTCCTGATCAAATTTCATTTCAGCAAATCGGCTCCTCTGCTCACTCTATATCTTCCCTCTGTCATGGAGGGGAAACTACCATTAATGGTCCTCTTGGACCATTAATGCCTACTTGCTTCCCTAGCTCTTTGGTCACACACAGGGGAGATGCTGTGTCTTGGTTTTGTGTCTCACCAGCCTCACCCATTGTCACCTCTACCTTCCTGTTCTGGTTTTCTGCTCCACTTATGCCTGACATGCATCAGgaatctcttccatcttctcaatGAATCATTAACACAGAGACCTAGATGGTCCACACACTACCTGTGCTCTCTCCTGGTGCCCTGCTACAGCTCCCCATTACCATCATGGGCACTTGGTAACGCTGGGTGAAAATGCCTATTTGGCGCCATTCAGTTACTTTCTGAACACGTGTTTCCAGAGGAAATCCACAAGAATTCTGAACTGAGGATGGTAGACAACATACTTTCTACTTCAATTCAGCTCAATTTCACCAACTCTGACCTGAATCTATGAGTTAAGTTTGCTTCCCCAAACcctctgatttctttttgtactcaaaaaagaaagaaagaaagaatttgatgggaaaaacaaagcaaaacaaagtaaTGCATCTAATTCAATCTGTAGTCTTGCAGGCATATTTATCTAACCCTCATGTAATATGAAACATAGTAATAGAATTTTTGAAAGAATTGACTCCTTGTATGCAATTCCCTAGTTTAGAATGTCATGAGAAAGTTTCAGTCAGTCACCATCTTAATGCAAGTTCAATGTGAGGGAACTCGGTCCTGAGAATGTGAGAAAGGATGAGAAATAATCACTTACAATTATCCTTACATGCACAAATTTTCATAGTGTTTTACCTTTGGGGgttacaaacaaacaaagaaacttcTACGGTCTGTTGAGGTGAACCACTCTTAAGTGACTCGTACAAATGAGATCTTTTGCATTAAATGGTGAATGTTGTTGATTCAGGAAATTTACTCCCTAAAGTTGACTGAAGGTCCTTCAGTCTTTGTTGAAATCCCAAGTACATTTGTCTAGTCTTTAAGCAACACATGACAACTACAACCAGTAGATGGCAGCATCATTTCAATCAACTATGCACTGGTTTTTGTAGACCCTTGGCCTCACATGGAATAAGAAACTTTAGGTGGGAATTGACTATTCCAGCAAGGAACATGGGATCATTTGGAGGGTGGGAAGATTCTTTAAATTTCACCCTGTTCTGGTGGTCTTGTCTCCAAGAAGAAACATTCCCCTGAAATCCTGAAACATTCCCCCAtgtcattccttctcacctctggcCCTCCTGGGATGCACAGGGCACTGGCTTCTCAGGGCTTATTGATGTGACCAAGACACCCACTGTAGCTATGAAAGCATCTTCAAACTCTGTCTGCCCTGACTTCCATCACTCCCTGGCTACAGCAGACACTCCTCAGTATCTGAAGCAATCCCCAGTGAGGATGTCCACACAcacaattttcttccttccttccttccttgcttccttgcttccttccttttttcctttctttctgtgaaAACAGTGGACCACCATCGATGTATTATGATTACATTATCTCCTCCTTCAGGGACAAGCTAGGAagccaaaagaaacaatttttttcatgAGAAAAAGTGGACAGGAATGGATCAATTGTGATTAccttatctcttcctctctcaaatCCTGTGAACACATCCCTCTTCAAAACTTCTCCACCAGGGCCAAAATTTTGACGTTAATTCTTGACTCCAAAACCTGACTTTCCTCCATGCCGTATGCCCAACCAGTTACCAAACCatgtcatttcttacatcacagtatGTCTCATATATGTCTCTACTCTACTTATCCAGCTACTTCTAGAAGACACTATTGCAATAAATTCCTAatgacttcctctgcctcctGTTTGCCCGAATGTCATCCATGCATTTTCCTCAAGCACTGACCATGTCACTATCCTGATCAATAAATGTCAGTGATTCCCTAATGTCTCTAGGATGAAAcattattttacttttactttattcttttttatttgtattgctGTCTGTCCTGAAAATCCAgagtatctatgtatgtatgtatacatatttttttttcttctttggaggaAGGAGGAATATGAGTATGGAATATTCCATATCGAATCAGAATCAGTTAATTTCTTGATTAACCTTggtaaacttttctcttttttgtttataataaaataacaataataggcAGCATTGACATGGCATCTACTCTATTCCAGCCTTTGGCTAAGGATTTTGGatgtataatttcattttcatccttaCAACTATTctgggaggaagatgctattatgAGGCAAACCGAGGataagcaatttgtccaaggttatgtAGCTTTCAAGAGTCTCacgaaaaatttgaactcaggtcttcctgactccaggcctagcactctatccattgtgccacctagatgcctctgtTACAAAGGACAGCTCACTAAGGTGAGGGAAGGTAatactttgtttttccttcagaaacagacagatacacacacacacagacatatgtatgtatacatgcatttacatatttataaataaaggtaaataaatgttagttctAAAAGTGGGTTGTATTTTGGAAGGTAATGTATGAAAACTTGAAAGGTTCCGGACCGGGGACAGATTTCTGCATCCTCATTATGAAGAACCTCTTTTCCTGCTCCTACATGTTGCCCCCTAAGCTTCCATAACATCAAAAGATCATATTACTATTGCTTTGGAGACATTGCTATCAAGGTCCCTTTGAGACCATCTactccaacaccctcattttacagatgaggaaactcaggcttagaaaggtgaagtgattttcccatggtcacCTAGGGAAGAAGTGCTAGAGACACGATTGGACACAGATCCTCCAACCACAAAGACAATCTTCCTTTCACTGAAACCCAGTGAGACTATGGAGGTGCACGCTaaacatgataaaaatgaaagcagaaaaagtGATTTTCCCTTCTGGCCACTTGTTCCCCCTCCACAAAATCTTCGAAAGCTCAAGTgatgaaacagatcaaaaggaaactgaaagcacATTAGATGTGatgaaaatggaagcagaaaaacGGGTCTCCCTACTGAACAAAAGGAAATTCAGCTCAGTACAGTACAATGCGATGATGTCACCAACTGAGAACGTGGATTGGAGCTAAGACAAGCCACAAGCCAAGAGTACGACCACGGGAGATGCAGTAGATTCTAAGTGACAACAAAAATTGTCAAATCTGTCCTCTCCTACAATCTAAGCTACCCCAAAGCAGGCCTTCAATAGATCCCCCACAACAGTAGTGGCACCCTGTTTTCCATGTTCACAAGTCATAAAGGGAAATCCATGAGATTGAAATTGCCCAGTTTTACTCTGCCttatagacaaaataaaaattatttttatttattaaaaattattaaaaagtcTCTTGGATGTTTATTGTTAAAAGTCATCCTTGATTCAAATGAAGATATAGTCATACCTATGTTATTTTTGATCCAATTTTGTCTGTCCCATACAACAGGCCTGAATGACAGAATATGAGTGTTAGAAGGGGCCGAGTATCTCAGAAATTATTTCAGTTCAATAATTCAGTTCAAACACCTAATATTCGAAAATAGTATGTGCTTAGgttcagatacacacacagagagctgTCTGTTATAGGCACGGTACAgtggaaggaagaagacagagaaggtatCACAGAAGAAGTCACAGTTGGGCACTGAACATGCAAATGCCAAGAGACAGAGGAAAGCACTGCAGACACACAGCTACAAGGATGTAGGAGATGGCAGGATGAGACTAAAGTAGTCAGATTTGGACCCAAAAGGAGTTAGAATACTTAGCACCTGAGTATTTtgcagcaagtcacttaaatctctgagAATCTTGGGttttcatcaataaaatcaaaataatattagTTTCCTGTGTGTTCACAAGACTTTGcagaagtattttgtaaacctcaaattgttgcatacatataaattattgctattattgcAATTATCACAACACGATGGGCAAAGGTGGATGAGGACCTGAACTTTGGTGGGTTCAATAGTGAGGAAAAGGACGGGCAGGTGGAAGGAGCAATTCCATAGGTGATGCTGATGAGCTTCTGTAACTGACCACACTTTCACCACCCTGTGCTAGATTCTGGCGAGATACAAGATTGCCAGAATAGATCTAGTCCTGAATTTAGGGGACTTTTTACAAGTAAATCCAATGATGATTTTTTTATGGCATCTTCTAAAACCAATGTGGAAAGTAAGAGGAGAGCTCTGTAATTCCAAAAGGCATGTAATGATTTCCCCTCCACAGAACTGTCCTGTCGACACGACATAGACACGATGTCACTCTCATCAAAAAGTCTGGGTAGTTGTTCAAGATGGATATGGAGCTTATAACCCTAAAGAATTGTCCAGCCTATCTGAAAGTGAGCCTAGTTGTAGATACAAAAGTGACATGTGCCAACCTAGTGAAGAGCTCCCTGGACATTTTCTTTGAGGAATGGACCACACACAAAGTTGCTGGGACTCCTTCAAAGCCTTGGCAACCTGGTAAGACTGAATAGAGCTTGAGACCTACTTCACATAATCTTTAAGAACACAAGGTCTGCTCCACACCCCATTTTTACCATGATGAAGTGTTGGAATAGAACTGTAGTGAATTTCATAGCAATGTAAGGAGGATCATTGAAGGTAGACGGTTATAtgcaagagaaatcataaggactaGTGACATGTCAAGTTTTCTGAATACAAACAATATCtattatgaataataaaataGCTAGCACTCATCTAGCCCCAATGAGTTTTACAAATTTTGTCTTAGTTTATGCTCACAACACTCCTCACATGTAgctgttactattatccccattttacaggtaagcaaactgaggcagatagagccttagtgacttgccaagggtcacctcAACAGAAAGTATCCGAGGCCAAGTTTgtagtcaggtcttcctggctccaggtccagtttTCAATTCTCCAGCTGCCTCTTTGATTAAATTGTTTTAAGATAAAAGGGTTAATTGCTAATTAAGGAGGAATAAAATGGAAGATTGCTATAAGCCAATAATTTTATGGAAGAAGCCAAAGAAAAAGGTTAACTTTGCTCTACTAAAAGAACTACTCTGTAGTCTGGACAGTCTTTTGGTCATATAGGCTTTCATTTAGGAGAGAAAGTTGATTCTGACAATTAGTTCCTTTTCTACTATTCAATGCCCACTGAAAGTCTTGCGGTTTTGTGGTCTACTTGTGTGTACAGCACACAGGTCAATTTCTTTCTAAGCACCTAAGAGAAAACAGCAACATAGTAGCAAAATGTAGATGAcacaatgaaagggaaaatgagaacTGAAAAGTGGGAAATTCCTGTGTTCAAGAAAATTGTGGATGGCATCTCTCAATAAATAGCTGACACCCATAGAGGAAAGCCATTCACACTGCAGACCTTGGAAGAGTCAACACAGCCACCTCCTTACAAATTCGCCCTGGCCAATAGCACCATGGTACAACTGGTCCTTCTCCTGTTCCTTTCTGCTGCTGTCTCTTCTGACCAGTATGATTCACTTCGCTTCCATCAAAGAAGAACCAATCACAGGAGTTTGAGTCTCCTGAAGGAAATGATTGGAAAAATTCATCCAGAATGTCTACAGGAGGGAATGGACTTCAAGATCCCTCAGGAGATTGTACAGCCCAAGCAATGCCAAAAGGAGAATGCCACCATGGTCATCCATGAGATGCTCCAGCATATCTTCAGCCTATTTAGCAGCAAAAATGCCAGCCTTGGTGTGGATGAGACCATCACTGAGGCATTCCTCGATGGAA is part of the Notamacropus eugenii isolate mMacEug1 chromosome 3, mMacEug1.pri_v2, whole genome shotgun sequence genome and harbors:
- the LOC140496925 gene encoding interferon beta-like produces the protein MVQLVLLLFLSAAVSSDQYDSLRFHQRRTNHRSLSLLKEMIGKIHPECLQEGMDFKIPQEIVQPKQCQKENATMVIHEMLQHIFSLFSSKNASLGVDETITEAFLDGIDQQMVHLEKTLKVNSTWLTADSILPLNNYYQGIMNYLESKEYCSCAWKRVQVEIRKNFLFLFKWTECLRN